A single Oncorhynchus kisutch isolate 150728-3 linkage group LG19, Okis_V2, whole genome shotgun sequence DNA region contains:
- the LOC109864780 gene encoding kelch repeat and BTB domain-containing protein 13: MEASRSQGLERAAEAQSESPKLGEGAQQAGSLRVRLEGSVLTVDRALLEQCSEYFRALFRSGMRESQEDELHLKGGVHARGFLIALAVSRGEKLSLQDPEELIEAVECAAFLQVALLSQHLCDIIDSDNCLLLYHAAAIFGLPNLFHCAALFLCDAYSDLKGEATNTLPEELVLYAESLSPASFVALGTHSPSMELLKDSFRTVCYLDEVEGEWRHLTDLPTHASTSMAGIAVLDNRLYVVGGIYGYGKGTVDGGFCYDPGTSTWSVLPGPQQPRADFTLLGYEGKLYAIGGEHQKITMSSAEAYDVATGEWAFVQSAPRPVAAVACAIARRRMFVCFWRPPDTTDIYEYIPAKDKWMLVTTMIRPQSYGHCMVAHRDNLYVMRNGPSDDFLRCLMDRYNITTGQWTAIPGSYINTKGALFTAMVRGDSVFTVKHMLTLEYTITGDTWKPRRETKKGFPKSGSLWTCLLRLPKAGL; encoded by the coding sequence ATGGAGGCCTCCAGAAGCCAGGGACTCGAAAGAGCTGCCGAAGCCCAAAGTGAGAGCCCCAAGCTGGGGGAGGGAGCGCAGCAGGCAGGCTCTCTGAGGGTAAGGTTGGAAGGGAGCGTTTTAACTGTGGACCGGGCTTTGCTGGAGCAGTGCAGCGAGTACTTCCGCGCCCTCTTCCGGTCTGGCATGAGGGAGAGCCAGGAGGATGAGCTGCATCTGAAAGGAGGAGTGCATGCACGGGGTTTCCTGATTGCTTTGGCAGTGTCCAGGGGCGAGAAACTTTCTCTACAGGACCCGGAAGAACTAATAGAGGCCGTGGAATGTGCTGCCTTTCTCCAGGTGGCGTTACTGTCCCAGCATCTCTGCGATATCATTGACTCTGACAACTGCCTCCTACTCTACCACGCAGCGGCCATCTTTGGTCTACCCAACCTGTTCCACTGTGCTGCCCTGTTCCTCTGCGACGCCTATAGTGACCTGAAGGGTGAGGCAACAAACACTCTACCTGAGGAGTTGGTACTGTATGCAGAGTCTTTGTCGCCAGCATCTTTCGTCGCTTTGGGAACCCACTCACCCTCTATGGAGCTGCTGAAGGACTCCTTTAGGACCGTGTGTTACCTGGACgaggtggagggagagtggaggcaCCTAACAGACCTCCCCACCCACGCCAGCACCTCCATGGCGGGCATCGCCGTCCTGGACAACCGGCTATATGTGGTGGGGGGTATTTACGGCTATGGCAAAGGCACGGTGGACGGCGGCTTCTGCTACGACCCAGGGACGAGTACGTGGAGTGTGCTTCCTGGACCACAACAGCCCCGTGCCGACTTCACCCTTCTGGGGTACGAGGGGAAGTTGTACGCCATCGGAGGTGAGCACCAGAAAATAACCATGTCCTCCGCCGAGGCTTATGATGTAGCCACAGGAGAATGGGCGTTCGTGCAGTCCGCACCACGGCCTGTGGCAGCTGTGGCATGCGCCATCGCACGAAGGCGGATGTTTGTGTGTTTCTGGAGGCCGCCAGACACCACGGATATCTACGAGTACATCCCGGCGAAGGACAAGTGGATGTTAGTCACCACGATGATAAGGCCGCAGAGCTACGGACACTGTATGGTGGCCCACAGGGACAATTTGTATGTGATGCGCAATGGGCCATCGGACGACTTCCTACGCTGCCTCATGGACCGTTACAACATCACCACGGGACAGTGGACCGCTATACCAGGAAGTTACATCAACACTAAGGGAGCACTGTTTACCGCCATGGTCAGGGGTGACTCTGTGTTCACGGTCAAACACATGCTAACTCTGGAGTATACCATTACTGGGGACACATGGAAACCCCGTAGGGAGACGAAGAAAGGCTTTCCCAAGAGTGGCTCACTATGGACATGCTTACTGAGGCTTCCCAAGGCTGGCCTGTAA